The region TGATTCTTCATCTGTTGCTTGATCATCTTCAGATGTTGACTGATCATCTTCAGAGCTTTGGTCCTCTTCCGAACTTTGATCGTCTGTTGCTTGATCATCTTTAGAAGAATCATCTTCTTTTTTAGCCGTCTTGTCCGTTTTTTGATCATTTGTTTGCGGATTAGTTTGATTTGTTTCCGCTTGGTTATCCGATTTATCCTTGTTTCCAAGAATCATTGTACCACCGACAAATACAATTAAAACTGCTACAACAGCAATTAACAGATTATATAATCGGTTTACTTTTTTTTCTTTGTTTTCATGCCTTGAAGAACGATTGTTATTCATTGCTACAATTTCCTCCAACTTTTATAATGCTTTATTCTAACATGTGTTTTCTTATACATGAAGCATCAAAATTTATTTGAAGTATATTTGTAATATTTTTTACAAATTCTTCTTGTTTTAACGTGTATTTAAGTCATACATCCCTTTAACAATATCATAAAATACGCTGTTTGTGGGAGATATCGCACTTTTTGTATTTAAATCCACTACTACCATTGCATATTTTGGATCATCTGCAGGAAAGTAACCCGCAAACCATTTATTGACGATATCGTCTTTCACATTGATTTCAGCAGTTCCTGACTTTCCTGCTACTTCATAAGGAAGCGTTTGAAATCTTCTTCCTGTTCCTTTTTCGCTCTGTACGACGTCTTTTAAAAGCTGCTGCATAGAAGCAGCTGTGGCTTCATTAATCGTATCTCCTTTTAGATCATGCCCTTTAAATGTATACAATGACGTGTTGTTTTTATACTCTAGGGCATCTACAGCTTTTACTTGCTTCTTTTCTCCTCCGCGTGCAATTGTCGCCATCATATTTGCTACTGCAAGCGGAGTCACTTTTACATCAAGCTGCCCAATTGCCGTTTGCGCTACAGCATTTGGTACTTTTTTTTCTCCTTCATTTGTCCAGACTCTTCCTGTTTTTTCTCCTAAAAACTGCTTAAAATGCTCAAAGTGAAACACGTCGCCCGTCCATCCTACAGGCTGAATAAGCCCTAATTTATCAGCGTATTGTTCAAGGGTATTTGGATTAGATGTTATCATTTCTTTTGCAAGCTGGGCAAACGTTGCATTGCAGCTTTGCGCGAAACTTTCTTCAAACGTCAGCTGCCCTTTTTGATGATCTTTTTCTACATTATTGCCATAAATACTTTTATCACAGTTATAGGTAAAAGAAGGCTGAATTTTATTTTGTTCAAGCGCTGCAGCTGCTGTTACGGTCTTAAATATAGATCCAGGAGTTTGTGGCGTTAACAAACGATTTTCTACGCTGTCTGAACCGTTTTGTTTTTTAAATGGATCTTTCTTATTAATGGAAGGTCTGCTGGCCATCGCAATAACTTTATTGTTTTTTATATCAATCAAGACGGCTCCTCCGTCTTTTAACTTATAATGATTTAATGTATCCTCCACTAGCTCCTGAGCAGACAAATCAAGCGTCGTACGCACGCTGACTGGATAATAAGGGTTAGCTGTGCCCGTATATTTTACATCGATGCCAAACATAGGCCCGCCTAGGCGATCAACATGATAAAGAAGCTTAGACTCCTGTTCAGGCAACAAAAACTCGTCAAAAGTCCTCTGCATCCCTGAGATACCTACAGGCGTAGTTGATTTAATTGCTCCATTTTTCAATTTGTCACTGTACTTCTCTTCAATTATTTGTTTGCTTTGTGCCTCTAGTCCGATTAAATGTTCAGCAAGAGGAACTGGACGCTCATCTTTCAAAGGAATTCCAAACACACCAGGTACCTTTAATGCATTTATTTTTTCGACTTGTGCAAGCGATAACTCTTTCGTAATAACAACCGGTGTTTTAGCATTCGCTAGTCTGTTAGTCAGTTCCTGTGGTTTCATTCCCACAATTTCGCTTACTTGCTGAACAGGCCACTTCATTTTTTCTAAAAATGGAAACAGGACTAAGCGATTATGCGTGATAGATGTTAAAGACTGTCCATTTTTATCTTCAAATTTCCCTCGCCCGTCGTCTACCACCATTTCCTGCGTACGCTGTTTTACGCTTCCTTCAATTAAATTAATATTTTTGTCGGTAAAAGATTCCGTGCTGACAAGCTGAAGTTGAACAAGCCTTGCTCCTAGTCCACTAATTAATAATAAAATAAAAATAAGAGTAATATAAATTCGCTTGTGAATTATTTTCATGACTACACCTCACTCTTTATAAGTGTCGACGTTGCCATTACTTTTAAAACCATTATCTTAAGAAATATTCATTCTTTTTTTCATTTCACAAAAAAACTTGCTGAAGCAGCAAGTTGTTATTATTAATTTTCCGTTAAAAATTGTTGAGTTGTTCTTAACTTTCCTATTTTCGGAAAGATGTAAGAAAGAGTTGCTTCATGTTCTTCTTTTGTAAATGTTGCCATGGCATCCGTGATAAAAATTTGGTTATACCCATATTGAAATGCTTCACGAGCAGTGCTTTCCACGCCAATATTTGTTGCAATTCCGCAAAGGACAATTGTATCAATTCCTCTTCGGCGAAGTTGAAGGTCTAAATCCGTCCCAAAAAATGCTCCCCACTGACGTTTTGTCACAATGTAATCGTGCTCTTGCACATTAAGTCGTGGATCGAATTCCGCCCAGTCTGCAGGTCTTTCTTGAGGAGCAGATGATTTTTGATCCGTTTCTGGCGTCAACGCATCTTTTCCATCTTGAAAATCTACTCGTACAAAGCTAATAAATCCATTTTGTTCGCGGAAACGATTCACAAGCTGAACAGATCGCTCCACAATTTCATCTCCGCCAATTGGAACAATCCCTTTTTGTAAATCAATTAAAACAAGCGCTGTTTTAGTAAAATCGATATCTTTCATCTTCATCTTTCCTTTCTTACATATCTTTTATATTCTCTCCGTTTTTTAAAATCATATAAAAAAAGCTGACGTGTGTCAGCTTTTTTACTTACAAGCATTCAGTAGAACGCTTCCAACCATATGTTTTACTTAACAGATACAATTTTCACTGACATATCTCCACCAGGAGTTTGAACAGTTACTTGATCTCCAATTTGTTTGCCCATTAGGCTTTTAGCAATTGGTGAATCATTTGAAATTTTCCCTTCAAATGGATCTGCTTCTGCACTACCTACAATTGTATATGTTTCTTCGTCACCATCTGGTAATTCTACAAACGTTACAGATTTACCTAATGATACAATAGAAGAATTTTCTACATCTTCTTCAATGATTTTCGCATTGCGAATCATATTCTCAAGCGTCGTAATACGGCCTTCAACGAAAGCCTGCTCGTCTTTTGCAGAATCGTACTCAGAGTTCTCCGATAAATCTCCAAAACTGCGGGCGATCTTGATACGCTCTACAACTTCTTTACGTTTTACTGTTTTTAAATATTCTAGCTCTTGCTCTAGCTTTAGCTTTCCTTCTTCTGTCATTGGAAATACTTTTTCTTGTGCCATAATCCCTTCACTCCTTCTTGAACTCAAAATCTCTAGTGTATACAGTCGATTTCTGTATGTACAAAAAATTTTCCACTCTGTGGAAAAATCAGTTAATAGAGAAATGACAGCTCCAAAATAGAAGCTGCTCGTTTCTCTATTCTTTATAATGTTTGTGTTTAGTTAGCAGAATATGTCTGCATTGTCTTCAAAAAAATTCCTGTATCTATGCTATGTTATTATAAAATGGCATTTTGTTCAAGAATTGTTTGAATTTTAGTGACCATCAAGTCAATCGCTACGTGGTTTTGACCGCCTTCAGGAATGATAATATCTGCATAACGTTTTGTTGGTTCAACAAACTGATTATGCATCGGGCGAACCACAGATACGTATTGATCAACAACGGACTCAAGCGTACGCTCTCGCTCTTTAATATCACGAAGCATACGACGAATGATACGAAGATCCGCATCTGTATCTACGTATAACTTGATATCCATTAAATTACGCAAGCGCTGATCTTCTAGTACAAGAATACCTTCTAAGATAATAACATCTTTTGGTTCTTCCCTAATTACCTTTTCAGAACGGGTATGAATTGCGTAATCATATACCGGTTTGTCAATGCTCTCATAATTTAATAAGTTTTGCAAGTGTTCAATCAGCAAATCATTATCAAATGCTAAAGGATGATCGTAGTTTGTTTGCAAACGCTGTTCGAACGGTACATCGCTTTGATCTTTATAATAATAGTCTTGCTCAAGAAGCATAATAGAATGCCCTTTAAAATACTCATAAATAGCTTTGGTTACAGTTGTTTTACCAGAACCGGATCCACCAGCGATACCGATTACAACGGGCTTTTTCCCCATTTTATACTTAAATCCCCTTTCGCATCATGTTATATGAAAATAGAGGTTGGTCCACTTTAAATTTCACAATTTGCAGCGGATGACGCGCAGCATCTAATTCATTGCCATCTTCGTCCCAAATTTTATCTATTTTTTGCGTAAAGTTTTTAATTTCCGGACCGAAAAATTCCACTTCTTCTCCCGGTTTAAAATAGTTACGCTGTTGCAATGTCACGATGCTTGTTTCTTCATCATAATTCAATACTAAACCAGCAAAATCAAATTTTGTTTTCTTGCCGTGTACGCCAAACATTTGCTCATCCACTCCAGGAACTCCTTCAAAAAAGGCAGGAGCCGTATCGCGGTTTGCACATTTGTCTAGTTCATCAAGCCATTCTTTTTGAATAACAAAATTCTCAGGATCTGCACAGTATGCGTCAATCACTTTACGATATACGCTCACCACTGTTGCAATATAGTGAATCGATTTCATACGTCCTTCAATTTTCAAGCTATCAATACCCAGCTCAATCATTTGAGGGATAGATTGAATTAAATTTAAGTCTTTTGGACTCATCGCAAACGGATCGTCTTGTTCATCAAATAAAGCCGTTTCCGTTTTGCCGTCTTCTACTTTAAATAAATCATAGTCCCAACGGCATGATTGACAGCAGCCTCCACGGTTTGAATCACGCGCTGTCATATGGTTACTTAGCACGCAGCGTCCTGAATAAGCAATACACATCGCTCCGTGAATAAAAGCTTCAATTTCAATATCCACTTTTTCTTTCATTTCGCGCATTTCTTCAGCACCCGTTTCACGAGCCAGCACAACACGTTCTAACCCTTCTTCTTTCCAGAACTGAACGGCCTTCCAGTTTGAGAGTGATTGCTGTGTACTTAAATGTACTTCAAGCTTAGGTGCAACGCGTCGACAGGTTTCAATGATTAACGGATCAGCTACGATGATTCCAGAAACACCAGCGCGCTCTAATCCCATTAAGTAGTCTTCAAGTCCGTCCATATTTTCATTGTGAGCAAAAATGTTTGTTGTAACATAAATACGCGCGCCGTATTTGTTTGCAAACTGAACACCTTCTGCCATTTCTTCAAATGTAAAGTTATCTGCATTTGAACGAAGGCCAAACTCTTTTCCTCCGATAAATACAGCATCTGCTCCATAGTGTACGGCAACTTTTAATTTTTCAAGGTTACCGGCTGGAGCTAACAACTCAGGCTTCTTAGTAATAACTCGTTTACCTTCTACTACAGTATCGATTTGAACAGCCATCGTTTGTACCTCCTTTGTTTATCTTTCTTTGCATGATTCTTAATATACCGTTTCTTTAAAGAAAAACCCTGTGTCTAACGGGCGGTTAATTGGCTGCAAGCTTTCAATTTCTTCTAACAAATCATCTTTAACGTTTTCGTATTCTTCACGGTCATCTACACATAAATCAATCGCTTGACGATATTTTTTTGTTACTTCTAAAATATATTGCGGTGACTTTAATACGCCGTCAATTTTGAATACATCTACTTCAGCGTCAATCATTTCTGACAGCTCATCAATAATACACATATCATTTGGACTCATAATATGCGTTCCATTTTCATCTTCGAAAATTGGATACTTATTGTTTCGCTCATTATCAAGTAAAAACATATCTTTTTCTACTTTACGATTTTCAATTTCCATGACTTTTCCTTGATACTCAAAGTAGTTGCCAAGAAGTGAACGTTTTGATTGGAACATACACGTCATGCCATGCACCTGAACTTCAATTTCCACTTCGGCTTTTTCTTTGATATCAATAATGCTATCCATGCTTAGCTCACGAGCAAGAACTGCACGCTTAGCTCCTTTACGACCCCAGTAGTTACATGAATACCAGTTTGTTCCCGTTGTTTCAGTACTCCAGTGCATCTTCATTTCTGGAGCTGTTTCACGCACTGCCATCAATACAGCAGGATCTCCAAATACAATCGCATCCACGCTTGCTTCTTTTAAGAATAAAATATATTCATTTAATTCGGCGATTTTATCATTGTGAAATAATCCGTTCATCGCTACGTAGACTTTTGCATCATGCTGATGAGCAATATTCACAGCTTCTACGATATCTTCACGTTTGAATTCACCTGCTAAACGCAAACCGTAGCGCTGTTCACCAACCATAATAGCTGTTGCTCCAGCTTGTAGTAATGATTCGATTTCCGAAACTGCAGTTGGTGTCACTAATAGTTCTGGTTTTTTCATTCTTGGTCACCTCTTTTAATACTAATCGCGATTCCGTCTCCAATAGGGAGAATAGTTGTATAATAATCGGGATGATTCATCAGCCACGTATTGTATGCCTGAATTTTTTTAATTAAGCTGCGGCGTCGACGTGTTTCTACTTCCGCCAAATCAGTCGCTACGTGACCTTTAAATAGTACGTTATCCGAAATAATCATTCCTTTAGAAGATAGCATCGGCTCATAATGTTCAAAAAAACGCTGATACTGACCTTTAGCTGCATCGATAAAGATTGCATCATAAGGACCATGACGTTCAATTTCATCTCTAAGCTCTAGTGCATCTCCAAACAACGACACAATTTTATCTTGTTTTCCTGCCCGTTCAATAAACTCTTGCGCTTTTTGGTAACGCTCTTCATTTCGTTCTACCGTAACCACTCGTGCCTCTGGAAGCGCATGGGTCATTCGAATAGACGAATATGCAATGGCTGTTCCAATTTCTAATATATATTTTGGCTGATGAAGACGAAGAATTTGCAATAGCGTTTCAACACCAATCAATTCCATAATCGGAACGTGATGTTCTTTTGCATAAGCTTCCATTTCTTCAATAAGCTCCTGGCGCTTAGGAATAAGCTGTTCGACATACTGCTCTACGTTTTGTAAAAGCAAAACACTTCCTCCGTTCTCAGAAGTACATTTTACATTATGTTTTCATAACGTTTCATTACTGCAAAATAGTAAGACAACTAGTCTATTATAAGTTTTTTTCGTTTTTACGTAAACCCGATATATTTTAACATAAAAGATGGGGAATGCGAAGTATCGCGATTCCCCAATTTTAAATTTCCAATTATTTTTCGGTATTTTGCTTCTCTTTGCCTGTAATATGCTTGACTTTTTCTTTATTATGTTCTTCTAACGTTTTTGTAAAA is a window of Priestia aryabhattai DNA encoding:
- a CDS encoding peptidoglycan D,D-transpeptidase FtsI family protein is translated as MKIIHKRIYITLIFILLLISGLGARLVQLQLVSTESFTDKNINLIEGSVKQRTQEMVVDDGRGKFEDKNGQSLTSITHNRLVLFPFLEKMKWPVQQVSEIVGMKPQELTNRLANAKTPVVITKELSLAQVEKINALKVPGVFGIPLKDERPVPLAEHLIGLEAQSKQIIEEKYSDKLKNGAIKSTTPVGISGMQRTFDEFLLPEQESKLLYHVDRLGGPMFGIDVKYTGTANPYYPVSVRTTLDLSAQELVEDTLNHYKLKDGGAVLIDIKNNKVIAMASRPSINKKDPFKKQNGSDSVENRLLTPQTPGSIFKTVTAAAALEQNKIQPSFTYNCDKSIYGNNVEKDHQKGQLTFEESFAQSCNATFAQLAKEMITSNPNTLEQYADKLGLIQPVGWTGDVFHFEHFKQFLGEKTGRVWTNEGEKKVPNAVAQTAIGQLDVKVTPLAVANMMATIARGGEKKQVKAVDALEYKNNTSLYTFKGHDLKGDTINEATAASMQQLLKDVVQSEKGTGRRFQTLPYEVAGKSGTAEINVKDDIVNKWFAGYFPADDPKYAMVVVDLNTKSAISPTNSVFYDIVKGMYDLNTR
- a CDS encoding isochorismatase family protein, producing the protein MKMKDIDFTKTALVLIDLQKGIVPIGGDEIVERSVQLVNRFREQNGFISFVRVDFQDGKDALTPETDQKSSAPQERPADWAEFDPRLNVQEHDYIVTKRQWGAFFGTDLDLQLRRRGIDTIVLCGIATNIGVESTAREAFQYGYNQIFITDAMATFTKEEHEATLSYIFPKIGKLRTTQQFLTEN
- the greA gene encoding transcription elongation factor GreA — its product is MAQEKVFPMTEEGKLKLEQELEYLKTVKRKEVVERIKIARSFGDLSENSEYDSAKDEQAFVEGRITTLENMIRNAKIIEEDVENSSIVSLGKSVTFVELPDGDEETYTIVGSAEADPFEGKISNDSPIAKSLMGKQIGDQVTVQTPGGDMSVKIVSVK
- the udk gene encoding uridine kinase; the protein is MGKKPVVIGIAGGSGSGKTTVTKAIYEYFKGHSIMLLEQDYYYKDQSDVPFEQRLQTNYDHPLAFDNDLLIEHLQNLLNYESIDKPVYDYAIHTRSEKVIREEPKDVIILEGILVLEDQRLRNLMDIKLYVDTDADLRIIRRMLRDIKERERTLESVVDQYVSVVRPMHNQFVEPTKRYADIIIPEGGQNHVAIDLMVTKIQTILEQNAIL
- a CDS encoding peptidase U32 family protein yields the protein MAVQIDTVVEGKRVITKKPELLAPAGNLEKLKVAVHYGADAVFIGGKEFGLRSNADNFTFEEMAEGVQFANKYGARIYVTTNIFAHNENMDGLEDYLMGLERAGVSGIIVADPLIIETCRRVAPKLEVHLSTQQSLSNWKAVQFWKEEGLERVVLARETGAEEMREMKEKVDIEIEAFIHGAMCIAYSGRCVLSNHMTARDSNRGGCCQSCRWDYDLFKVEDGKTETALFDEQDDPFAMSPKDLNLIQSIPQMIELGIDSLKIEGRMKSIHYIATVVSVYRKVIDAYCADPENFVIQKEWLDELDKCANRDTAPAFFEGVPGVDEQMFGVHGKKTKFDFAGLVLNYDEETSIVTLQQRNYFKPGEEVEFFGPEIKNFTQKIDKIWDEDGNELDAARHPLQIVKFKVDQPLFSYNMMRKGI
- a CDS encoding peptidase U32 family protein; translated protein: MKKPELLVTPTAVSEIESLLQAGATAIMVGEQRYGLRLAGEFKREDIVEAVNIAHQHDAKVYVAMNGLFHNDKIAELNEYILFLKEASVDAIVFGDPAVLMAVRETAPEMKMHWSTETTGTNWYSCNYWGRKGAKRAVLARELSMDSIIDIKEKAEVEIEVQVHGMTCMFQSKRSLLGNYFEYQGKVMEIENRKVEKDMFLLDNERNNKYPIFEDENGTHIMSPNDMCIIDELSEMIDAEVDVFKIDGVLKSPQYILEVTKKYRQAIDLCVDDREEYENVKDDLLEEIESLQPINRPLDTGFFFKETVY
- a CDS encoding O-methyltransferase; this encodes MLLQNVEQYVEQLIPKRQELIEEMEAYAKEHHVPIMELIGVETLLQILRLHQPKYILEIGTAIAYSSIRMTHALPEARVVTVERNEERYQKAQEFIERAGKQDKIVSLFGDALELRDEIERHGPYDAIFIDAAKGQYQRFFEHYEPMLSSKGMIISDNVLFKGHVATDLAEVETRRRRSLIKKIQAYNTWLMNHPDYYTTILPIGDGIAISIKRGDQE